Genomic window (Phragmites australis chromosome 5, lpPhrAust1.1, whole genome shotgun sequence):
AATAGGTACGGATATTTCATATGCACGTTGTTTAAAGATATTCGTTTGTTACTAATGCATTAATttgaaacaaatattaggtgcttCTACACACGTCTCGACGTTGCCACCTAGACCGAGCCCAGTGCCGATACCCTCACCTCTTGCAGGCCACTCAGGTAATGGATGACACTAAATTAgcatattcaatatattcaatagtatatctaatattgtccgcAGGTTACTACGGAGATGAGGCCGAGCCATCTTCAGCTGCACCTCGACCGGTCCCACCACCACCGTTCACCCCCTACTATGGCACGCACGCCTGGCCATCTACTACTGCACCTGTataccacacaggtacaatagtgcattttatacaaatactttcattCGCATTTTctgtatctaataaattcatctgttcgtAGGCTCCTCCATTCAGTACACATAGACGCTGGCGGAACCTTCGCAATCTTCATACCCGAGctaggaggatgagcctgggccagacccccCATTagacctcgtgagggacttcttcgggggcaacCGGACTACGATGTTTTCCAGTAGTCCCAGCTACCCaatgctccacttcggacaccTCACACCCAGGAGGAGGTCTCGACATAtttgatccctactaggcctactagTCAGGTTGGTGCACCCgacgccctgacctactctaggggccacgtgagggtcaaccagcggcagcggcaccaggaccatgatggtgggaacaacCAACGTCAGCGGGGGAGACAacagtaggattgtacatttgcttttgtaacttacatatgcatcttTGATTCGCGaactattcttacatattcagACATGTCTACTCTCTATGATCTACTTACCATGTttgtaactgcatttcttattccaatgtgaccgcatgctagttgcatttcttaatccaacgtgaccacacgctactttctatcgtcctcagctttgtatgaaccgttcacgacagacctagaaaagtatttcttaaaaaactacttatacacgaagtgaccactcgaAAAATCTATCGGGAGTCTAGCTTTAGttacgaagtgaccacacgactcaactttaaccattaattACATCACCTCTGTCCTGGCGTAATCTGCAGACACAAAGTGACCGcaccactcaactttaaccatgaaatgacaacacctttgtcCTTGCGCAGGttgtagacaagaagtgacaacgcAGGAGAGCTTTtaccataaattaaatgacaacatatGTATGTTGACATATGAAATCTCTGCCCAgctcaatgccacaacttttccattctttaagagggaatccaatgctcctgcccccCACCAAGCCCATACACCCACTCCATGCACCTGCCCTctgccaccataaataaccccaccttcatgcacagatacaccactcatttctcagttctctcaactgcaatgtcttcctcaactccaccaagcccacccaaaaaatattgggggattttcatcccctagggggtTGAGACACCGATgtacttctgtggtgaccgttgTAGGATTCacgagtctcaggacatctcctacacctatggcctacgcttcttcatgtgtaccaactaccaatacgGCAAGCCTCaatatggaccgtatgagtacctaCCGGTATAGCGATaaagatcagccacatctttcccgatttcacgcactgttttactaacctctcatcttgttttatttgtccagtctcctccacctatctgtgactttattgaatggctcaacattgagcaaaatgaagaccagaagcggtggatCGACATGACcatacggtggaggagggaagcttacgcacgccgggagtacgagcaacagcaagaaaaACTACGTCTGAAGcagcaggaagaagagcgcataaGGAAGGCAACGTAGGACCATACCGCGGCTTAGGCCTGTGAAGCTGAGAGGgtaaggaagcgggagaggacccgtcgcgctaaggcagCAGGTTCTGATGCCCTatgaaagggcaaatatcctaggtgcacttagtagagagcatctaatgtaacccggcATATTTCCACTCCCTAATGCATGTTATGACTAGAAGCGACGCACTATTTAGTAGGTCTTTATGCGAGCCGTATATACCACCTTTTTTTGTCATCGTGTCTCCGTGGTTACAGTCCGTATAATGTTTTCCATCGTATGTCCCATGTTATATTTGTCGCTGTTTGTAACCTCATTGCCGCATactatgctgcgagtgcttcacatttataatttattcacaaaaattgattttGTATCCACCCAACAATACGTAAACACGTCCAAAATATCGACATATTTACAACAATCtatattttccaaaatatcacttCTCCATTATGCCGTATTGgccctttttttttccattttgatccaaattttacaacatatcaatttcaaatatttttcacgaacaaatatgcactatttttaatattgagcaatacaaatgtacaattaaaaaaaacccaATCCTGAGCCTACCCGCCCTATGGGAGGATGGTTGGcacctacccgccctctgaaagggcgATTAGTCCCACCCACCCTTTTAGAGGGCGATAAGGGGTGCCCTGCCACTGTGACACTCCTTACCACACTCTGAAAGGGTTGCAGCTCTTTCAGAGGGTGGAAGatgtctatttttgtaaatattgtcgtgaggaatctatttatttaaatttttaattgaaaaatataaaaataaaaaagctctcCACGGCGGGCGAGCTGGGCTTGTGGCCCCTAGGACAGCACGGCTCTGCGAATGCGGCATTTCGCGGTCACGGCGGCAACGGTCGGGGATCCCACTCGCGCATGTCAAGCGCGCCACGTGCATTCACAGATGGTGCGCCCCAATGCGGAGAAACTTGCTGATTCTACACTCTAAAGAAGTGTCAATTGCCCACTGAGGTTGATACGTGGGTCAATCTGAGTCTATACAACTGGGTCTGGTGTCAAATTGGCTGACACTGATGTTTAGAGTGTTCAAATCTACAAATCTCTCCCTGATGTGACCTAATGCTTCGGATGTGTTTGGGTTTCCGGATCCACCAGCGGATGTGTagaatcatgaaaaaaatcttgtttagttgtttatatctattattttagtattGCTAGATGATGCCAATATATAGTTTTATCCTAATTTAAGAGTTTTACTTCGCAGTTTGGTTTGACGGATTTAAATTTTACATCTACGACTTGTTAGtgtcataaaattatctttattcGAGTAATCTATTACAATTTTAACTCTTATCTCTACTACTCAAATTCAATCAGCAAAATATAAACTCAATTTAACCTATCATGACAGATACAACTAATCAAacactattttttaataaatatatctttatTCAATCTACTTATATAATATAGCTCAACAAAACCTCACCGAGATAAACAAATATACCCTTCGTGTCCGCGGGTGGAAGGAGGGCTGCTGGAGACACTGCGAAACAGCCGAGACTGCAAGGCGCTCGACGACACTcttgtttctcttttctttttctttacgTAGGCAGAACCTTCTTTTACGGCTTTTAAAGTTTCAAGTCCGGAAAATGTGTTGCGTCCTTCTCTTTGTTTTTCCTCTTTGTAGCGAGGGGTAGAGTAGTAGAGTGAAACACGCATCGCAAGGAAAGCATCAGGAGAAGCTGAAAATAACGCGTTCGTAGCACCACTAGGAAGTACAGGTGCTGTCTGAAGAATCACCTCGGGCCCCTTGTACGAGCAAACCGACGGACTATGTCTACACCACCTAGAAGTAAATTATCTTATCTAGAAAAATTTTTATGAGATTCTATTTACATTATTTATCTCATAATCtaataacaaaattaaaaagtagaaaaaataatattataaaaaaatctttcataagatataattctataaaatttacttaaaaaaCTTTCAACACATTGAAACCGCCGCACACACGTCGGTAGTGGGCCACCCCAATCGAACTTTCCCCGGTTCCACATGTCTGCCTCTGTAATCCCCCGCCACCTTTCCTCACAAAGCCCATTTATGCACACGCAGGCGGCAGACGAAGCCACCCCGGCGGCCACGCAGCCCGACTCACGCCGGCCGCCGTGCTCCCCTCGCCCACCATGGCGGTGAGCAACAACATCACGGCGTGCGTGACCCTCATGGCGCTGATCTGCGCAGTGCCGGTCATCGCCTCGGGCATCTGGTTCGCGTCGGCGCAGGGGGAGGAGTGCGCGCGCCTGGCCCGGTGGCCCGTCGCCATCCTGGGCGGGCTCCTCCTCCTGGCCGCCCTGGCCGGGTTCGTCGGCGCCTACTGGAACCGCAGGCGCCTCCTCGCCTTCTACCTCTTCGCCATGGCCGCGCTCATCGTGCTCCTCATCGTGCTGCTCGTCTTCGCCTTCGCCGTCACGCGCGGGTCCGGGGCCTACCCGGTGCTGGGCCGCGCCTACGACGACTACCACCTCGACGGCTTCTCCATGTGGCTGCGCGGCTACGTCTCCGACGACCCCGGGCGGTGGGAGAAGATCAAGGCATGCCTCGCCGTCTCCGACACCTGCAAGAAGCTCGCGCGGCAGGGCGGCGAGGGCGCCTTCGTCACCGCCGACCAGTTCTACCAGTCACATCTCTCACCGCTCCAGGTATCCGTTCCTATCACCTCCTAAGCTCGCTAACGCTCCTGCAAAAGCTTATTGCTAAATTTTACATTTTCCTCTTGGTTTTAACTTCTCTAAGCAAGATTACATTATTTTCTCAGTACTTGTCAATATATAAACATCCAATAGAATATGTTcaaatgtgattttttttctcaacaatTAAAAGCAGTTGCCAATATGAACATACCCATTGGTAGCTAGTGACACTTAGCTGAAGCAAGAAACAAGGAATTTTCAAGTACTTTAGGATCAATCAATCTCGAGACCCCTAGACATGCTAGTACTAGAAGGGGAAATGAGGAATCAGATGACAAAATTTCTGATTAGGCATAGAAAAAGGCCGGGGTTAATCATCGGCATCTTTACAGTCACTGTGGCGTGGGCCATATCACCTTTCGCCATTGTGCAAATGCCAAATGGTCTAAAGGGGCATCCATGTGTAGGTCCGTATAATCAATCTTTTCTGAAACAAATCAGACACTGACATAGACTGGGAATATAACTGTGGGCTGGGCGATTTCTATATGAGATATGCTCTTTTTTTAGTTATCCTTACATTAACGAAAAGAAAGACCGACGGACTAAAGTGTTtgattaattaagaaaaaatcaagaaaaaatcaCACAACAAAACGGGCTAATAACTTAGCTAAAAACTAGTGCTAGAGACCGTAACAACaataacagcagcagcagcaaaaaaACGACTGCAATTTTAGTCATTAACAAAAATGATTTTTAACTCTTAAGCCTTCCTTGAGCCCCATCTCGAACATTGGAATACAATTTTACACAAATTAAGTTCCTTGAAATGATTAATGTGAAATTCCCGCATCTCAAAAGCGCCGCACTCTTCGTGTGGTAGGAGCAGCAGCTGCGGATTTATGTGGAGTTTTCTCCGAGACGTGTGGTGGGAGATGCTGTAGGAACAGGGTCGGGGACAAGGGTCGCATGGGACGGTGCGTTGGAGGCGTGCGATTACTCTTGTTAATTGTGCAGCTAATAGTAATCTCCATTTCAATCACCTTGTTTGGATTACAGCTTGCGTGGGTACAATGATACTCATCTCGGTGTCCTCATCTGTCAGCCCGCGAATTCCGGGCTGGTCGTTCATTTCATCCATCTCTAGGAAGTAGGAACGATCCGTTTGGTTTTGGCACAATCTCTAAACTAACCTGAATGCAATCAAGAAATGCAGTAAATGTTTCAGATCTGCCTGTAAATTAAACGAAGCTGCAAAATGTGTTTAAGATCTCCTGCAAAATTTCTTGGTAAAATTAACTAACCAAGCTGGCAGCTTCAGTTCACTCAACTGCTCGTGCACTCTGGACATCTGATACCTGACGACTGACGCCGTGCAATATGGATGCAGTCGGGTTGCTGCAAGCCGCCGTCGATGTGCGGGTTCAGCTACGTGAGTCCGACGGTGTGGACGAACCcggcgcggccggcggcggACCCGGACTGCGGCCTGTGGAGCAACGACCCGGGGCAGCTCTGCTACGACTGCGAGTCCTGCAAGGCGGGCCTCCTCGGCGCGCTGCGTGACCAGTGGCACAAGGCCAACATCGCGCTCGTCGTCGCCACCGTCTCGCTCGTCTTCCTCTACCTCGTCGGCTGCAGCGCCTACAAGAACGCGCAGGCCGAGGCCATCTTCCGGCGCTACAAGTGGTGACCGCCCGGCGGCGAAACTACCAAGGGGGCGCTAGATTTAGCTCagatttgctaaaaaaaattaccggTGCACGCGCCTCGTCGAAACGCCCCCTAAGATGTTATTATGCTATGTGAATTGTGCTCTGGCAAGGCAGTGATTATGTATGTGCTTTCAGACTTTGCTTGCGGGAGTTCTTCTTGGTTAAGGTAGAGTTGATTATCAGGTTGTGGATGAGGTTTTCATCATTGACAATGACTGCAGAAGTGGCCAAGTGAGATGTATGAatgattttccttttcttttccagctAAGCGCTCTGTTCTTGGTCTCTTGCATCATTGGATGCCATTCTTGGTCAGGCCCGTATCCTCAAGGCCGGTTGATGGTTCCGTCCCTGATATCACTTGAGAATCAGAACCTATTTTCTGGCCCACGTATCAGTGATTGCTTGTAACGATTTGAAGAGACAAAGCTGTTGGACAAATAGCacattcaaatttaatttaattcaaattttacaTATAATATAAATAGGAACATATAAAAATGACAAGCTCCTGACAGACCCGGACTAGACCCGACTAGCTTTTCGAAAAGGATCCCGATGCGTCTCGACTACACCGACTAACTTTTTGAGAAGGATTTTGACAAGGTCTTTAATATATAATGGATTGCAGTATACATACctatcggagggtgaactcctgtcgcagggatcctggggacccctttttagagattcggctgggagATGATCAtgaatatgttcgtcggagaaataaatgggtatgaatacGATGGCCGGTGGTGTggagtgatctaatgcggaaaggagtaaatgcgctggtgtttagacagattcgggctgcacgggggtgtaacaccctactcctgtatggatactatatgTGCCCTGAGAAAatctctcaaggatgttgctggttacaagaatgtttatctatcttagagcctagggctctttgttcttcggcctgagatcttctcttctctgcttatgAGCAATTGCTTCCTCCTTCGAAGCTTGTCTTTTTTCCTCTCACACTTTCTTCtcctgtgccgccggctgctttaaatacccgccggcagcagcgtgccctgaacgggaggggggacacgagttccgagacaccataaatggaaagggcgtcatcatttcctctgggcgaagtgaccgggggtgaaaatacgtcccacgcccggtcgtccgtcaccataaatgcactggcaacgggcgccgtggagagggcccaccgggtagccgcagagcggcccggcgtgcccaccctgtcttgttccccgcccttacgacgttatcccgagacgggccggatggcacgggatgggatccgtgcattcaatgacccgacgccctcctgccagaacgtggcaggaactgacaccgagcgtggcgggagcagttggaggtgacaggctacacacgctctttaaatgcagtcttgggcctttgactggctgacacctcatcggtgggcccctcgggggccactgtcagggggctctctgggtcgtcgggaaaccgagtgctcgggggtcactgtacacctccccgagcactctctcccgataatgccctttcttgtcctcggggaaccgagtgctcaggggtactgttcacctctccgagcgctctctcccgggcacacttgtacggttcctcaggggaccgagtgctcgggggttgctACAcgtaaccccgagcactctctcccggaacttccttcagtgggtcctcgggatacttgcgTGCCCAgggggcacgtttctcccggtacttagctttcttgaccgtcgggggacttgggtgctcgggggccaccgtacgccttcccgagcactttcttcccggcacttagacttcgtagatcatcggggaacttagatgttcggggaccaccgaccgtggccccgagcgccctctcccgggacttaatcttttctaccttgcggaggagactccgcgggatggtgccacgtggcagactgctggcctggcctcgggattcggggacccccggttcctgatacaccgacaataccCGACGACAACGTGAGATGTAGAGGCCCCCATGATGACGATGCATCAGACGACAACgaagaggatgtagaggaagtagATCGTGATGATGTGGAGGAAGTAGATCGTAAGCAGTCGCGCTGAGTgcttcctaaaaaccttattcactcTCTCCTTGTGTAGGATCCCAAGAGAGACGGGTTCTGGAGACATGTTCTCCCGTTGGTCGGTGCACGCCGACGCaacgggatggagtagactaaaTGCAATGACTCATTAGAGAGAAAATAAGCAAAATGCTAATTGTGTATATAATTTGTGGTGGCAGCTGGCAGATACATATAGAGAGATCATCGCGCGATTAAGATGCGTCACGATCGGACTCTGTTACGTGTCATAATCGGATTGTTAACCAACACGATTtccatgtatgtatgtatgtatgtatgcatgtatgtatgtatgtatgtgtttgCCCATGCAGCAAAATAATAAAACTACAAAACGAGACCGCACCTACACAAGCTACTAGACTCATTTTTGGTAGACCATTCATTCACCCCCGCCCCCACCACGGTGAGGCAAGGTGAGTAAGCTCACGCGTattcttctagtcctctcatccacacatactAAGTGGTGAATGAGATAATTTCTTATAAGTTAGTTTCACTCCACCTCCACTGGTAATGTGGAACTAAAATATGCACCCCCACCTCTATTTTAGTTGggcctttaagatttatttgaaattcTAAATATATTAGGTTAAGCCCATATATCTAATAATCCCCCACCAGATCTTAAAATCCTATGAAGATTTACCTTTTCTCAATACTGTTTGATATACTAGT
Coding sequences:
- the LOC133918639 gene encoding tetraspanin-2-like translates to MAVSNNITACVTLMALICAVPVIASGIWFASAQGEECARLARWPVAILGGLLLLAALAGFVGAYWNRRRLLAFYLFAMAALIVLLIVLLVFAFAVTRGSGAYPVLGRAYDDYHLDGFSMWLRGYVSDDPGRWEKIKACLAVSDTCKKLARQGGEGAFVTADQFYQSHLSPLQSGCCKPPSMCGFSYVSPTVWTNPARPAADPDCGLWSNDPGQLCYDCESCKAGLLGALRDQWHKANIALVVATVSLVFLYLVGCSAYKNAQAEAIFRRYKW